In one window of Massilibacterium senegalense DNA:
- a CDS encoding PilN domain-containing protein — MNINLLPIRERRNYAIFISIGVLVMVAIFAATFLTLSYNKSKTELADANMQLENMKGLRELQEQEYEKVVSTNEIESLKNYVKQLNDTPNNTVELMQYFTQLLPKRGYIRNIDFDKTEKMALEAQFDTIREASTYLNALSSSPYVQDVSMEDMKAEEFYDKMQEEENWKLTESLKPRYVTKYTIMLNQKEIAKLKKEDQEL, encoded by the coding sequence ATGAATATTAACCTGTTACCAATACGTGAACGAAGAAACTACGCAATCTTTATTTCGATTGGGGTTCTAGTAATGGTTGCAATTTTCGCCGCAACGTTTTTAACATTAAGCTACAACAAAAGTAAAACAGAACTAGCAGATGCGAACATGCAACTAGAAAATATGAAAGGGTTACGAGAGCTGCAAGAACAAGAATACGAAAAAGTAGTGAGTACGAATGAAATTGAAAGTTTAAAAAACTATGTTAAACAATTAAATGATACACCAAATAATACAGTAGAGTTGATGCAATATTTTACACAGTTATTACCGAAGCGGGGGTATATACGAAATATTGACTTTGACAAAACGGAAAAAATGGCATTAGAAGCGCAATTTGATACCATCCGTGAAGCATCCACCTATTTAAATGCACTAAGTAGTTCTCCATACGTACAAGATGTTTCGATGGAAGATATGAAAGCAGAAGAGTTTTATGATAAGATGCAAGAAGAAGAAAATTGGAAATTAACAGAATCTCTTAAACCACGGTATGTAACCAAATATACAATCATGTTAAATCAAAAAGAAATAGCGAAGTTGAAAAAGGAGGATCAAGAGTTATGA
- the pilM gene encoding type IV pilus biogenesis protein PilM — protein sequence MFNKRNKTRVSLVIQDHVIRFVEVRQGDVEQVHVADEFFLEEGIISEGKIVDRPKLKEVLEEMVKTYQLKKREVLFTVPDAHVVLRKIPYPEEVSEMELQQHLYLEIGTNIILPFEHAVFDYGIYEREGEKDIVLLAAEQSFVNDYADLFEEIGLFPIAADVSIFCFIRLYEYVKHRTKIDAHTLFIQFDIQSAHFSFVHKDTPLLSQYLMLEYFNQWKHKKNQEGFSEYYWTGPMESMDEQIDTMIQSLERGIKFYEETLNPNTSIQKIILSGDFPYLKKAKEKIEAMTNVSVEIFECNEFKTDNGSNISPQQYVALGLALKEVIE from the coding sequence ATGTTTAATAAGAGAAATAAAACAAGAGTTAGTTTGGTTATTCAAGACCATGTCATTCGTTTTGTAGAAGTCCGTCAAGGGGATGTGGAACAAGTTCATGTAGCAGATGAATTTTTTCTAGAAGAAGGGATTATTAGCGAAGGAAAAATTGTCGATCGCCCAAAATTAAAAGAAGTGCTAGAAGAAATGGTGAAAACGTATCAATTAAAAAAACGGGAGGTATTGTTTACGGTTCCGGATGCACACGTTGTCCTTCGTAAAATTCCTTATCCAGAAGAGGTAAGCGAAATGGAGTTGCAACAACATTTATATTTAGAAATTGGCACGAATATTATTTTACCTTTTGAGCATGCTGTGTTTGATTACGGTATTTATGAACGAGAAGGGGAAAAAGATATCGTCTTACTTGCAGCAGAACAATCGTTTGTCAATGATTATGCAGATTTATTTGAAGAAATCGGATTATTCCCGATTGCTGCAGATGTTTCTATTTTTTGTTTTATACGTTTGTATGAGTATGTGAAACATCGTACGAAAATAGATGCACATACACTTTTTATTCAATTTGACATTCAATCTGCTCATTTTAGTTTTGTACATAAAGATACGCCGCTTTTATCGCAATATTTAATGTTAGAGTATTTTAATCAATGGAAACATAAAAAGAACCAAGAAGGTTTTTCTGAATATTATTGGACTGGTCCGATGGAATCGATGGATGAACAAATCGATACGATGATCCAAAGTTTAGAGCGAGGGATAAAGTTTTACGAAGAAACGTTAAATCCGAATACTAGCATTCAAAAGATTATTTTATCTGGTGATTTTCCGTACTTGAAAAAAGCAAAAGAAAAAATCGAAGCAATGACGAACGTATCGGTTGAAATTTTTGAATGTAACGAATTTAAAACGGACAACGGCTCAAATATCTCACCACAACAATATGTAGCATTAGGACTAGCACTTAAAGAGGTGATAGAATGA
- a CDS encoding PRC-barrel domain-containing protein produces MMKLSKEVVGLPIICISDGKEIGTVKSLIVNNEKGSIDFLTINHEDMEFNVKAIPFKKVIGIGEYAVTIESDNAILNLTEIPVANQLIMKKVKIIDTKVMTRLGKLLGDVYEFAIDEDTGAIQAILLHVQEKEVVLDVKNVITYGKDLIVVNENAEENFLSSVQEVFGEKIESPLDGQLETVVQKQIDLLVGKKVQKDIVSDEGEILIASGTVLTKEDIERARKRGAHLLIEVSMNAVTE; encoded by the coding sequence ATGATGAAATTAAGTAAAGAAGTAGTAGGACTACCGATTATTTGTATCAGTGATGGAAAAGAAATTGGCACGGTAAAATCGTTAATTGTAAACAATGAAAAAGGATCAATTGACTTTTTAACGATCAATCATGAAGATATGGAATTTAACGTAAAAGCTATTCCGTTTAAAAAAGTAATCGGTATTGGGGAATATGCGGTAACGATTGAATCTGATAATGCGATTTTAAACTTAACAGAAATTCCAGTTGCCAATCAATTAATCATGAAAAAAGTAAAAATTATTGATACAAAAGTAATGACTCGCCTAGGAAAATTACTAGGGGATGTATATGAATTTGCGATTGATGAAGATACAGGTGCAATTCAAGCAATTTTATTACACGTACAAGAGAAAGAAGTCGTATTAGATGTAAAGAACGTAATTACATACGGAAAAGATTTAATCGTTGTGAATGAAAATGCAGAAGAGAATTTCTTATCGTCTGTTCAAGAAGTTTTTGGGGAGAAGATAGAATCTCCATTAGACGGACAGCTAGAAACAGTTGTTCAAAAGCAAATTGATTTATTAGTAGGAAAAAAAGTACAAAAAGATATTGTAAGTGATGAAGGTGAAATTTTAATTGCGAGCGGTACTGTGCTAACAAAAGAAGATATTGAACGAGCTAGAAAAAGAGGAGCACATCTGTTAATTGAAGTATCGATGAACGCTGTAACAGAATAG
- a CDS encoding prepilin-type N-terminal cleavage/methylation domain-containing protein yields MFKRLKENEKGLTLIELLVVIVILGIIAAIAIIAIGNIVDNAKKDTHISNAKQIANAAKLYEAGEDALPEGAEIKLKDLYDNDYLEKVKDPSTKKGFYDADKTVIKKVKATTNTPGGYTVKLVGDGGTYVKGNKVTAELERGDVTLKVKPEEPAK; encoded by the coding sequence ATGTTTAAACGTTTAAAAGAAAACGAAAAAGGTTTAACGTTAATTGAATTACTAGTTGTTATCGTTATTTTAGGTATTATTGCTGCAATTGCCATTATTGCTATTGGTAATATTGTTGATAATGCCAAAAAGGATACACATATTTCAAATGCTAAACAAATAGCTAACGCTGCAAAATTATATGAAGCTGGCGAAGATGCTTTGCCAGAAGGTGCTGAAATTAAATTAAAAGATCTTTATGATAATGATTATCTTGAAAAAGTTAAAGATCCTTCAACGAAAAAAGGTTTTTATGATGCAGATAAGACAGTAATTAAGAAAGTAAAAGCTACTACTAACACTCCAGGTGGATATACAGTGAAATTAGTTGGGGACGGCGGAACGTATGTTAAAGGTAATAAAGTTACTGCAGAATTAGAACGTGGTGATGTAACACTTAAAGTAAAACCAGAAGAACCAGCAAAATAA
- a CDS encoding prepilin-type N-terminal cleavage/methylation domain-containing protein, protein MKIKRMTKNNWAKKYLQSQSGNSLVEVIVVVAIVAIISVPMTMFMFDMMKSAIRIEEEVLLRDEADIILADFINYVFVADDVIGYPESGEPQTGVKDTEVTITTFDGDQRRLGFENGNAFIQGGADKTYLNSEGYKVDMNKSSIKVDEVNKIVHIVLVMKSDKMDRVLELESSIGYL, encoded by the coding sequence AAAAATATCTTCAATCTCAATCTGGGAATAGTTTAGTAGAAGTAATTGTTGTAGTTGCCATTGTTGCTATTATTTCTGTTCCTATGACAATGTTTATGTTTGATATGATGAAAAGTGCAATTCGTATAGAAGAGGAAGTATTATTACGGGATGAAGCGGACATTATTTTAGCTGATTTTATTAATTATGTATTTGTTGCGGATGATGTGATAGGTTATCCAGAATCAGGAGAACCTCAAACGGGAGTAAAAGATACAGAAGTAACGATTACTACTTTCGATGGTGATCAACGTAGATTAGGTTTTGAAAATGGTAATGCGTTTATCCAAGGTGGAGCCGATAAAACTTATTTAAACAGTGAAGGTTACAAGGTGGATATGAATAAGTCATCCATAAAAGTAGATGAAGTGAATAAAATTGTTCATATTGTACTAGTAATGAAATCAGACAAAATGGATAGGGTATTAGAATTAGAAAGTTCGATTGGATATTTATAA
- a CDS encoding VanW family protein produces the protein MGSKKMPSFVIGIVFVVGVSAVILGLTTGVSAAVTAVLGLDNTFGEHAKVGPVSISGLTKNEAMDKIANETNKWYETSKFTFVYKEVKKPIDSQMIVFKVDESVKNAKKNGESPLYIEIQTEYYQSMIHNLNDENLENGLDPLTLENALTTIAINLETGKHTIDLYEYIKEENKGEPTVVAENSVNVGNNQEMIAGWIEHINDYVVEPKTNVSLIQMLKQNGVSPVDSEALDILAMSIYQTVLKTNFELYERHTSLELPPYAKLGYETKINAETMDLVFKNPNHMTYTFQFELVDNQLFTRLIGIPFYYQYTSEVKDKQYFAPKTIIQFDEKYGPTQQITKEAGKRGVMVNVYRNVNGPLGLIKEELISEDFYPPTHRVVVRGPSVTEKEEPTETNKEGTKPETEEKKVDEKNQKTEDTKNEQKKTNDNVNNKSDESGSTKATE, from the coding sequence TTGGGCTCAAAAAAGATGCCGTCATTTGTCATAGGTATTGTTTTTGTTGTGGGGGTTAGCGCTGTTATTTTAGGACTTACAACAGGGGTAAGTGCTGCTGTAACAGCGGTGCTTGGATTAGATAATACATTTGGAGAACATGCAAAAGTTGGTCCCGTGTCTATCTCGGGACTAACAAAAAATGAAGCAATGGATAAAATAGCAAATGAAACAAACAAATGGTATGAAACAAGCAAGTTTACATTTGTCTATAAAGAAGTGAAAAAACCAATCGATTCTCAAATGATCGTATTTAAAGTAGATGAAAGTGTTAAAAATGCAAAGAAAAATGGGGAGTCTCCGTTATATATTGAGATTCAAACAGAGTATTATCAATCGATGATTCATAATTTAAATGATGAAAACTTAGAGAATGGATTAGATCCGTTAACATTAGAAAATGCACTAACGACCATTGCTATTAATTTAGAAACAGGTAAGCATACGATTGATCTTTATGAATACATAAAAGAAGAAAATAAAGGGGAACCAACTGTTGTTGCGGAAAACTCTGTCAATGTCGGAAATAATCAAGAAATGATTGCTGGTTGGATTGAGCACATTAATGATTATGTCGTAGAACCAAAAACAAATGTTTCTCTCATTCAAATGTTGAAACAAAATGGTGTTTCGCCAGTTGATTCAGAAGCACTGGATATTTTGGCGATGAGTATTTATCAAACTGTATTAAAAACAAATTTTGAATTATATGAAAGACATACTAGTTTAGAACTTCCACCTTATGCAAAGCTAGGATATGAAACAAAAATTAACGCGGAAACGATGGATTTAGTTTTTAAAAATCCAAATCATATGACATATACGTTCCAATTTGAATTAGTAGACAATCAATTATTTACTCGTTTAATAGGGATACCTTTTTACTATCAATATACGAGTGAAGTGAAAGATAAACAATATTTTGCACCAAAAACGATTATTCAATTTGATGAAAAATACGGACCTACTCAACAAATTACGAAAGAAGCTGGAAAAAGGGGAGTTATGGTTAATGTATACCGTAATGTAAATGGACCTTTAGGACTAATTAAAGAAGAATTAATTTCGGAAGATTTTTATCCACCGACTCATCGTGTAGTCGTACGGGGGCCAAGTGTAACAGAAAAAGAAGAACCTACGGAAACAAACAAAGAAGGAACAAAACCAGAAACGGAAGAAAAGAAAGTAGACGAGAAAAATCAAAAAACGGAGGATACAAAAAACGAGCAAAAAAAGACAAATGATAATGTGAATAATAAGTCGGATGAAAGCGGTTCAACAAAAGCTACAGAATGA
- a CDS encoding prepilin peptidase, which yields MDTLLYTYLFILGLVFGSFFNVVGLRVPLKKSIVKPRSHCPSCGHELAWWELIPVVSYFLLKGRCHSCQEKISPIYPLFELMTGVLFVFAAYKVGFTLELLVALTLISLLVIVFIADLHYMLIPNKILLFFMPILLIERLFISEETLLSMILGLTIGFFIPYLIAVISKGGMGGGDIKLFAVLGFVLGWKQLLLAFFLSTLYGAIIGGYLLATKKKSRKEPIPFGPFIVFGTLTVYFYGKQILDWYISLI from the coding sequence ATGGACACATTACTATATACCTACTTATTTATTTTAGGTCTTGTATTTGGCTCGTTTTTTAATGTGGTAGGCTTGCGAGTGCCGTTGAAAAAATCGATCGTGAAACCGAGATCGCACTGTCCTAGTTGCGGGCATGAGTTAGCGTGGTGGGAATTGATTCCGGTTGTTTCTTATTTTTTATTAAAAGGGCGTTGTCATTCTTGTCAAGAGAAGATTTCCCCGATTTACCCACTTTTTGAACTTATGACTGGTGTGTTATTCGTTTTTGCTGCTTATAAAGTGGGATTTACGTTAGAATTACTCGTTGCCTTAACACTTATCTCGTTATTAGTGATTGTCTTTATTGCAGACCTTCATTATATGTTAATTCCGAATAAGATTTTGCTCTTTTTTATGCCAATCTTACTAATCGAACGATTGTTTATTTCAGAAGAAACACTTCTTTCGATGATTCTTGGCTTGACGATTGGTTTTTTTATTCCGTACCTGATAGCGGTTATTAGTAAAGGAGGAATGGGCGGTGGCGATATTAAGTTATTTGCTGTGCTAGGTTTTGTGCTTGGATGGAAGCAACTATTGCTCGCCTTTTTCTTATCTACCTTATATGGTGCCATCATCGGGGGATATTTATTAGCGACGAAGAAAAAATCAAGAAAAGAACCGATCCCATTTGGACCTTTTATCGTATTCGGGACGTTAACGGTTTATTTTTACGGGAAGCAAATCCTAGATTGGTATATCAGTTTAATATAG
- a CDS encoding type II secretion system F family protein — protein sequence MAIFQYEGRTVKGKKKNGRITASNQKEAILELKKTGIMIHRIEEKPENLLNKDLAININVTRGVRLKDFVIYLRQFATLLRAGVSITESTRILAQQTESKSLKFALLQVEEDLRSGIPLSESANKHPKVFPNMYINLVAAGEASGKIDESLDELADYYEKQHHLRQKVKAAMTYPIIISILATGVIIFLLAKVVPTFVSMFDDLGAELPLITRFVIGTSSFMQSFWWVFILLFVVIYVGIVTIKSKSTSKFYLDYVILKMPLFGKLMQKASIAKMTRTLSSLFQSSVPIIKSVSIAEKVVDNEVIAGVLKDARKALEGGESLATPMHKHWVFPPLVTQMIVIGEKTGALDSMLGKVADFYEAEVENTTEQLKALIEPLMIMIIGAVVGTIVIAIMVPMFQMYSVING from the coding sequence ATGGCTATCTTCCAATACGAGGGTCGTACGGTAAAAGGAAAAAAGAAAAATGGACGAATTACTGCTTCTAATCAAAAAGAAGCTATTTTAGAGTTGAAAAAAACTGGTATTATGATTCACCGAATTGAAGAAAAACCAGAAAACTTATTAAACAAAGACTTAGCCATCAATATTAATGTAACGCGTGGTGTTCGGTTAAAAGACTTTGTTATTTATTTACGCCAATTTGCAACATTGCTTCGCGCTGGTGTTTCGATTACGGAATCTACGCGTATTTTAGCGCAACAAACGGAAAGTAAATCATTAAAATTCGCATTATTACAAGTAGAAGAAGATTTACGGAGTGGGATCCCGTTATCAGAATCTGCTAATAAACATCCGAAAGTATTTCCAAATATGTATATTAACCTAGTAGCTGCAGGGGAAGCGAGTGGTAAAATTGACGAATCATTAGACGAACTTGCAGATTATTATGAAAAGCAACACCATTTACGTCAAAAAGTAAAAGCTGCGATGACCTATCCGATCATTATTAGTATTTTAGCAACAGGAGTCATTATTTTTCTACTAGCAAAAGTAGTCCCTACTTTTGTCTCAATGTTTGATGACTTAGGAGCAGAATTGCCTTTAATTACACGATTTGTAATAGGCACAAGTAGTTTTATGCAAAGCTTTTGGTGGGTCTTCATCCTACTTTTTGTTGTAATATATGTCGGAATTGTCACAATTAAGTCAAAAAGTACTAGCAAATTTTACTTAGACTATGTTATACTAAAAATGCCCTTGTTTGGAAAGTTAATGCAAAAGGCATCGATAGCAAAAATGACAAGAACGTTAAGTTCGTTGTTTCAAAGTTCTGTCCCCATCATAAAATCCGTTTCGATTGCTGAAAAAGTAGTTGATAACGAAGTGATTGCGGGTGTGCTAAAAGATGCTAGAAAAGCACTTGAAGGGGGGGAGTCGTTAGCAACGCCGATGCACAAACATTGGGTGTTTCCACCTTTGGTAACACAAATGATTGTTATTGGAGAAAAAACTGGGGCATTAGACTCCATGTTGGGCAAAGTAGCTGACTTTTACGAAGCAGAAGTAGAAAACACAACCGAACAACTAAAAGCACTAATTGAGCCATTAATGATTATGATCATTGGTGCGGTAGTAGGAACAATCGTTATTGCGATTATGGTTCCAATGTTTCAAATGTACAGTGTCATTAACGGATAA
- the gspE gene encoding type II secretion system ATPase GspE has product MKKRKRIGDILIESALITKEQLDEALKEKKTNQKIGDYFLEKNYITENQLISALEQQLGIEKVTLSSYPIDKKVMNLVPKELAKHHFIFPLQSNGDKLLIAMADPLDFYAIEDIRLVTGFHIERTIATKNQILQAIHKYYDSNDESMQEFLSEQQQTKTTNETTEIEVEDSPIVKLVNQLLASAYQQKASDIHIDPHEHEVYVRFRVDGILKTEQILPKTIQSMLTARIKIMSNLDITEMRIPQDGRIKVKIDRHEIDLRVSTLPLVYGEKIVMRILDLGSNLNDLKKLGFNKLNLERFYRLIEEPNGIILITGPTGSGKSSTLYAALNHLNTEEVNIITVEDPVEYQLQGINQVQVNPKVGLTFSAGLRSILRQDPNIVMVGEIRDTETAEIAVRASLTGHLVLSTLHTNDSIGTIFRLIDMGVEPFLVASSVTGIMSQRLVRRVCRDCQEEHIPSEREREIFQKRGMKMEKIVRGKGCANCNHTGYKGRIAVHELLVVDDNIKQMMMNKASQREIHQYARKQGTIFLIDDGLLKVKLGLTTTEEVLRIARAD; this is encoded by the coding sequence ATGAAAAAAAGAAAAAGAATCGGTGACATTTTAATCGAATCAGCGTTGATTACAAAGGAACAATTAGACGAAGCTCTAAAAGAAAAAAAGACAAATCAAAAAATAGGGGATTACTTTTTAGAGAAAAACTATATCACGGAAAATCAATTGATTAGTGCGTTAGAACAACAACTAGGGATTGAAAAGGTGACGCTGTCTAGTTATCCTATCGATAAAAAAGTAATGAATTTGGTGCCAAAAGAACTTGCGAAACATCATTTCATTTTCCCATTACAATCCAATGGCGATAAACTATTAATCGCCATGGCTGATCCGCTAGATTTTTATGCAATAGAAGATATCCGACTTGTGACAGGGTTTCATATTGAACGAACAATTGCAACAAAAAACCAAATTTTACAAGCAATCCATAAATATTATGATTCTAATGATGAATCGATGCAAGAATTTTTAAGTGAACAACAACAAACGAAAACAACGAATGAGACAACGGAAATAGAAGTAGAAGATTCTCCGATTGTAAAATTAGTGAATCAACTATTAGCTAGTGCGTATCAGCAAAAAGCTAGTGATATTCATATTGACCCACATGAACACGAGGTATATGTTCGTTTTCGTGTGGATGGGATATTAAAAACAGAGCAAATTTTGCCGAAGACGATTCAAAGTATGCTAACAGCAAGGATTAAAATTATGTCCAATTTAGACATTACCGAAATGAGAATTCCGCAAGATGGAAGGATTAAAGTAAAGATAGATCGACATGAAATTGATTTGCGTGTATCTACTTTACCACTCGTTTATGGTGAAAAGATTGTAATGCGTATTTTGGACTTAGGTTCTAATTTGAATGATTTAAAAAAATTGGGTTTTAACAAGTTAAATTTAGAACGTTTTTACCGTCTAATTGAAGAACCAAATGGCATTATTTTAATTACTGGTCCTACTGGTAGTGGAAAATCTTCCACCTTATATGCGGCATTAAACCATTTAAATACAGAAGAAGTAAATATTATTACGGTCGAAGATCCCGTTGAGTATCAGTTACAAGGAATTAACCAAGTGCAAGTGAATCCGAAAGTAGGATTAACATTTTCCGCTGGACTTCGCTCGATTTTACGACAAGATCCGAATATCGTCATGGTCGGGGAAATTCGGGATACAGAAACAGCTGAAATTGCTGTTCGTGCCTCGTTAACGGGACATTTAGTGTTAAGTACGTTACATACGAATGATTCCATTGGAACTATTTTTCGATTGATTGACATGGGAGTAGAACCATTTCTAGTAGCGTCTTCTGTAACAGGAATTATGTCCCAACGTCTCGTTCGACGGGTTTGTCGAGATTGTCAAGAAGAGCATATACCGAGTGAACGAGAACGAGAAATATTCCAAAAACGCGGAATGAAAATGGAGAAAATTGTACGCGGAAAAGGGTGTGCTAACTGTAATCACACGGGATATAAAGGACGGATTGCTGTTCATGAATTGTTAGTTGTAGATGACAATATTAAACAAATGATGATGAATAAAGCATCGCAACGAGAAATACATCAATATGCACGAAAACAAGGAACCATTTTTTTAATTGATGATGGATTGTTAAAAGTAAAACTAGGATTAACGACAACAGAAGAAGTGTTAAGGATTGCTAGGGCAGATTAA
- a CDS encoding Maf family protein, with amino-acid sequence MKLILASQSPRRKELMQLLHHPFDIVPSDFDEASIAAETPTDYVQTLALEKAKTVQKTMQENDVIVIGADTIVVQHNRIFGKPKDTQEAIEMLRQLSGDTHHVYTAVALVTNERIHTFYEKTDVTFYPLTDEEIQAYLETKEPFDKAGSYGIQGYGALFVEKIHGDYFTVVGLPIARLKRELRPFLEGR; translated from the coding sequence ATGAAACTAATATTAGCCTCGCAATCACCACGAAGAAAAGAATTAATGCAACTATTACACCATCCATTTGACATCGTTCCAAGCGACTTTGATGAGGCGTCTATCGCAGCTGAAACTCCGACTGATTATGTGCAAACATTAGCATTAGAAAAAGCAAAAACAGTACAAAAGACGATGCAGGAAAACGATGTTATTGTCATCGGGGCAGATACGATTGTGGTTCAGCATAATCGTATTTTCGGTAAACCAAAAGATACACAAGAAGCGATAGAAATGTTGCGACAATTATCCGGTGACACACATCACGTATATACCGCTGTAGCACTTGTAACAAATGAACGCATCCACACTTTTTATGAAAAAACAGATGTGACATTTTATCCTTTAACAGACGAAGAAATACAGGCATATCTCGAAACGAAAGAACCATTTGATAAAGCAGGAAGCTACGGTATCCAAGGGTATGGTGCGCTGTTTGTCGAAAAGATTCATGGGGACTATTTTACTGTTGTAGGGTTGCCAATAGCCCGTTTAAAAAGGGAGCTTCGACCATTTTTA
- a CDS encoding type IV pilus twitching motility protein PilT, whose amino-acid sequence MKETLDQILKHAFQLKASDVHFTVGIPPLMRINGTLKRYGKERLMPADTENMARVMIGDEKWEEFKEKGELDFSYGVQDVSRFRVNAFHQRSSVGIAVRVIPTKIPSLEELNMPSLLKTLIKRPQGLILVTGPTGSGKSTTLASMIDFLNRNASKHVITLEDPIEYLHRHNMCMINQREIGFDTHSFANGLRASLRQDPDVILVGEMRDLETIATAITAAETGHLVLATLHTSSATSTIDRIIDVFPPHQQDQVRIQLAAVLLAVISQRLFPTIDGKSRRSGTEILVGNSAVSNLIRNKKTYQMESIMQTSRSSGMHTMEMSVKELVRQGIISKEVAEPYLQELRA is encoded by the coding sequence ATGAAAGAAACATTGGATCAAATTCTAAAGCACGCCTTTCAATTAAAAGCAAGTGACGTTCATTTTACCGTTGGCATACCGCCATTAATGCGGATTAATGGTACGTTAAAACGATATGGGAAAGAACGGTTAATGCCAGCAGATACAGAGAACATGGCACGCGTTATGATTGGGGATGAGAAGTGGGAGGAATTTAAAGAAAAAGGGGAACTAGATTTTTCTTATGGTGTACAAGACGTTTCTCGTTTTAGGGTAAATGCTTTTCATCAACGTTCGAGTGTCGGAATAGCGGTACGGGTCATTCCGACAAAAATCCCTTCACTTGAAGAATTGAATATGCCAAGCTTACTAAAAACATTAATTAAACGTCCACAAGGACTAATACTTGTGACGGGTCCTACTGGTAGCGGAAAATCAACAACACTAGCTTCGATGATTGATTTCTTAAATCGAAATGCTAGTAAACATGTCATTACGCTAGAGGACCCCATTGAATATTTGCATCGTCACAATATGTGTATGATTAACCAACGTGAAATAGGATTTGATACACACAGTTTTGCAAATGGATTACGTGCTTCTTTACGACAAGACCCAGATGTGATTTTAGTAGGGGAAATGCGGGACTTAGAGACGATTGCCACTGCGATTACAGCAGCAGAAACAGGTCACTTAGTCTTAGCAACGTTGCATACATCAAGTGCGACATCGACGATTGACCGTATTATTGATGTATTTCCGCCACATCAACAAGACCAAGTTCGGATTCAATTAGCGGCTGTGTTATTAGCTGTTATTTCTCAACGATTATTTCCAACAATCGATGGAAAAAGCCGTCGGTCGGGTACGGAGATTTTAGTTGGAAACTCGGCTGTAAGTAATTTAATTCGTAACAAAAAGACATATCAAATGGAAAGTATTATGCAAACGAGCCGATCTAGCGGTATGCATACGATGGAAATGAGTGTAAAAGAATTAGTTCGTCAAGGAATTATCTCAAAAGAAGTCGCAGAACCGTATTTACAGGAGTTGAGAGCATAA